A single region of the Bacteroidales bacterium genome encodes:
- the mutS gene encoding DNA mismatch repair protein MutS: MKQYNNIKAKHPDAILLFRVGDFYETFSDDAIKASKILGITLTKRANGAASYVELAGFPYHALETYLPKLVRAGQRVAICEQLEDPKLTKKIVKRGVTELVTPGVSLNDNVLEHKENNFLACVHIDRKFAGVAFLDISTGEFYTAEGNFEYIDKLLQSLQPKEVLIEKTKKNLFKELFGGKFYTYFLDDWIFNEDAANDRLLKHFETKTLKGFGVQNIRFGTLAAGAILYYLDITQHDKLNHITKISRIEQDNYVWLDKFTIRNLELFHSLNEGAKTLIEILDKTISPMGARMLKRWLALPLKNILPINERLDIVEYFNKNQNIKEKIENNIKQIGDLERIVSKVSVGRISPREVVQLKNALTAIEPIKNYCLNSGELSLQKIAEQLNPCESIKKKIEKEINSDPPNLVSKGNVINEGVSTELDELRNIAYSGKEYLNRLQIREIEKTGIPSLKISFNNVFGYYIEVRNTHKDKVPQEWIRKQTLVSAERYITEELKEYEEKILGAEEKINQIETKLFNELVFSLIDYISTIQLNASLIAKLDCLLSFSTISQENDYIRPEINDTEIIDIKLGRHPVIEKQLPIDEEYIPNDVYLDNDNQQIIIVTGPNMVGKSALLRQTALIVLMAQIGSFVPAKSVKLGYIDKIFTRVGASDNISLGESTFMVEMNEAASILNNLSSRSLILLDELGRGTSTYDGISIAWAIAEYIHEHPKAKAKTLFATHYHEINEMEKSFSRIKNYNVSVKEINNKVIFLRKLIRGGSEHSFGIHVARMAGMPKSVVKRANKILEELEQSQKNNTPAKPVNEIAQHREGFQTTIFQLDDPVLKQIRDEIKDMDINNLTPIEALNKLYEIKKITGL; encoded by the coding sequence ATGAAACAATACAATAACATCAAGGCAAAACACCCTGATGCAATATTGTTGTTTCGTGTTGGAGATTTTTACGAAACATTTTCTGATGATGCTATTAAAGCTTCCAAAATTCTTGGTATCACTTTAACTAAAAGAGCTAATGGTGCTGCTTCTTATGTTGAGCTGGCAGGTTTTCCATACCATGCTTTAGAAACTTATTTGCCTAAACTTGTAAGAGCCGGACAACGCGTAGCAATCTGTGAACAACTTGAAGACCCGAAACTTACAAAAAAAATAGTTAAACGTGGTGTTACCGAATTAGTTACGCCTGGAGTTTCTTTAAACGATAATGTGCTGGAACACAAAGAAAATAATTTTCTTGCATGTGTTCATATAGATAGAAAATTTGCCGGTGTTGCTTTTTTAGATATTTCAACCGGTGAATTTTATACTGCAGAAGGAAATTTCGAATATATAGATAAACTATTACAAAGTCTTCAACCAAAAGAAGTTCTTATTGAAAAAACCAAAAAAAATCTATTTAAAGAATTATTCGGGGGGAAATTTTATACCTATTTTCTTGATGATTGGATATTTAATGAAGATGCTGCAAATGACCGTCTTTTAAAACATTTCGAAACAAAAACATTAAAAGGTTTTGGTGTTCAAAATATTCGTTTTGGCACACTTGCAGCAGGGGCAATTTTATATTATCTTGATATTACCCAACATGATAAATTAAACCATATTACCAAAATATCAAGGATTGAACAAGACAATTATGTTTGGCTTGATAAATTTACTATACGTAATCTCGAATTATTTCATTCTTTGAACGAAGGAGCTAAAACCCTTATCGAAATTCTGGATAAGACAATATCACCAATGGGAGCAAGAATGTTAAAAAGATGGCTGGCTCTTCCGCTTAAAAACATTTTACCTATAAATGAAAGATTAGATATTGTTGAGTATTTTAATAAAAATCAAAACATTAAAGAAAAAATTGAAAATAATATAAAACAAATTGGTGATCTTGAAAGAATAGTTTCAAAAGTTTCAGTTGGCAGAATAAGCCCAAGAGAAGTTGTACAATTAAAAAATGCCTTGACAGCAATTGAACCAATAAAAAATTATTGTTTAAATTCAGGGGAATTATCTTTACAAAAAATCGCCGAACAATTAAATCCATGTGAAAGCATCAAAAAGAAAATAGAAAAAGAAATTAATTCCGATCCTCCAAACCTTGTAAGTAAAGGGAACGTAATAAACGAGGGTGTTTCCACCGAATTAGACGAGCTTAGAAACATAGCATATTCAGGCAAAGAGTATCTTAACCGGTTACAAATAAGAGAAATTGAAAAAACAGGAATTCCTTCTCTTAAAATTAGTTTTAACAATGTTTTCGGTTATTACATTGAAGTAAGAAACACACATAAAGATAAAGTCCCACAAGAATGGATAAGAAAACAAACATTAGTTAGTGCTGAACGCTATATAACAGAAGAACTAAAAGAATACGAAGAAAAAATATTAGGAGCAGAAGAAAAAATCAATCAAATTGAAACTAAACTGTTTAATGAGCTTGTTTTTAGCTTGATTGATTATATATCAACAATTCAATTAAATGCTTCATTAATTGCAAAACTTGATTGTTTATTATCATTCTCTACAATTTCGCAGGAAAATGATTATATAAGACCTGAAATAAACGACACGGAAATCATTGATATTAAACTTGGACGCCATCCTGTTATTGAAAAACAACTGCCAATTGATGAAGAATATATTCCGAATGATGTTTATTTAGATAATGATAACCAGCAAATAATTATAGTTACAGGTCCAAATATGGTGGGAAAATCTGCATTACTCAGACAAACAGCTTTAATTGTCCTTATGGCACAAATCGGAAGTTTTGTTCCTGCCAAATCAGTTAAATTAGGATATATTGATAAAATATTCACACGAGTTGGTGCTTCTGACAATATTTCGCTTGGCGAATCTACTTTTATGGTTGAAATGAACGAAGCTGCAAGCATTCTTAATAACCTTTCCTCACGAAGCCTTATACTTCTTGACGAATTAGGAAGAGGAACCAGTACTTACGATGGAATTTCTATTGCATGGGCAATTGCCGAATATATTCACGAACATCCAAAAGCAAAAGCGAAAACTTTGTTTGCTACACATTATCACGAAATAAACGAAATGGAAAAATCCTTTTCACGAATAAAAAATTATAATGTTTCGGTAAAAGAAATAAATAACAAAGTAATATTTCTTAGAAAACTTATACGCGGAGGAAGTGAACACAGTTTTGGAATACATGTTGCAAGAATGGCAGGAATGCCGAAAAGTGTAGTAAAAAGAGCAAATAAAATTCTTGAGGAACTTGAACAATCTCAAAAAAATAATACTCCCGCTAAACCTGTTAATGAAATTGCCCAACATCGCGAAGGTTTTCAAACAACTATTTTTCAGTTAGACGACCCTGTTTTAAAACAAATAAGAGATGAAATAAAAGACATGGATATTAATAATCTTACACCTATTGAGGCACTTAATAAATTATACGAAATAAAGAAAATTACAGGATTATAG
- a CDS encoding choice-of-anchor D domain-containing protein yields MKHLLLKKSFLLLASILILSSLNIYAQNIYLSFREGMKEKAERIETMPIRTYQSLKSNNVEIGYNFTGAYVAETVVEKTTYNFLQIKGFAKMSQVGAPALPVHNEIIAMPRDATGKIIILETNYYEYDGFMVHPALEPARDTEGAPSPEFQKDDAIYTKDEFFPKNIVEIVNVGLSRGTGLATTQIRPVQFNPVTGKIRVYTSIKYRLETIGGEKTFDYISKENTLHYSNLLKRNVINSDMIPDGVSQTVFNDNKTGAKNYIIITHSEYLSQANDLADWKRQLGYSVEVVSQSSWTAAQVNTEVHNRYDTWTPKPDYFVIIGDHTGSYAVPGEIHQAPSTDDFATDLYVACMDGGSDYVPDMAHGRISVSSSAEATIVVNKIINYEKIPTTNTNFYNNILNCSQYQDTDDNDGYADRRFCHTSEEIRDYLQGNYAYTSTRVYYTSTTWDITDLHYNNGYYSNGQLLPAELRNLSFNWNGGSSDITSAIDAGKFMVFHRDHGYVGGSGWAHPYYTTTSMTSLANGDKLPVIFSMNCHTGEFQLDNCFVEKFLRMENKGAVGMIGAAYYSYSGYNDALSEGMIDAIWSNPGLHPDFGTAGNGGSYTIGAGNDIYTMGDVVNQGLYAMVQNFGDNTYTHELFHYFGDPAMKIWTANPNDNTITATHDATIDCANNSFSITGSNANALATLVHNNELIAQTTLDGSGDGTINYSLSVAGDVTLTISKHNCKPYVTVLTQTCTGYPAVVVTNSATSVTTNTATLNGEITNDNGETVTESGFVYSTSPEPFIGGEGVTQILTSPTVTTGTFNEDISGLSANTTYYFKAYAINANGTGYGANIEFKTDHGYPYVESFEDGLGKWLQAGDDDIDWTRQTGGTPSSNTGPDGAYDGSYYLFTEASGFNNMTASLEADFNFTNISSPGLYFYYHMYGSAMGALSVDIYDGSIWYNDFYQISGQQQTSNSDIFQQAYVDISDFGSLNNITIRLRGVTGSSFESDICIDNIEIFQTQPLTYQSSTLIQNTDDVYQGVTEQEIIGIQIEISGRADTLSITQFNFNTTGTTNTADILNAKLFYTDTTNTFTTNNQFGTTVSNPNGTFSITDSLDLLSGTNYFWLTYDVASSATPSNLLDAQCTDIIVGGNTETPVNPNPTGEVTIVEAPVLSVSIDSLNATVTQCNDSVTQQFTIENTGGGELIFNISDDSLYITINTVDWSSEVSWDIRNNADDILISGSGYSDNSTYQYSILLLSGQYVFNSYDSFGDGWNGGTYELTKNDEIIANNNGNSPAGSGETEPFEILSWINLSTYTDTINSGASQQIDVEFNAKNLNEKIYNAEIIINSNDLINTADTIICTFTVQGSPAIALSDTAFHFGDVYINSTSTDTLLISNTGCDTLFITNITSSVGEFTVDTTLLNIMPDSSAEVFVTFAPTTLGNFNGILTVYNNDTDSTINLSGTGIAAPVLLVSTDSLNAMVTQCYDSVTQQFTIENTGGGELSFNIIGGANSSFDSTSTIYYTSSGETTEHIFKELNTYADSIYIIVTLNGDYDNGTEYASLSIDGTFIEQIDDGNVSNGTDIVKSYAFGGTYVNNWLSDGQITVSVINCAEVGPGNGGLDLNTVQLMINGAEWINLSVFSDTIPAGDSIIIDVEFNAKNLNTGVYNAEMIVNSNDPVNTADTIACTFIVQGSPAIALSDTAFHFGDVYINSISTDTLLISNTGCDTLFITNITSSISEFTVDTTFLNIIPGDSAEIFITFAPTTPGSFNSVLTVYNNDADTTINLSGTGIAAPVLSVSTDSLNATITQCNDSVTQQFTIENTGGGELIFNIPSDSLYITINTVDYGSEVSWDIRNSADNILISGSGYSNNSTYQYSILLLSGQYVFNSYDSFGDGWNGGTYELTKNDEIIANNNGNSPAGFGETEPFEILSWINLSTYTDTINSGASQQIDVEFNAINLNTGVYNAEIIVNSNDPVNTADTIICTFTVQGSPAIALSDTAFHFGDVYINSTSTDTLLISNTGCDTLFITNITSSIAEFTVDTTFLNIIPGDSTEVFITFAPTTLGSFNSVLTVYNNDVDTTINLNGTGIAAPVLSVSTDSLNATVTQCNDSVTQQFTIE; encoded by the coding sequence ATGAAACATTTATTATTAAAAAAATCATTTTTATTATTAGCAAGTATTTTGATATTAAGCTCTTTAAATATTTATGCACAAAATATTTATCTTTCGTTCAGGGAAGGAATGAAAGAAAAAGCGGAAAGAATTGAAACTATGCCAATAAGAACTTATCAAAGCTTGAAGTCTAATAATGTAGAAATTGGCTATAACTTTACCGGTGCTTATGTTGCAGAAACAGTAGTAGAAAAAACTACTTATAATTTTTTGCAAATTAAAGGTTTTGCTAAAATGTCGCAAGTAGGCGCACCTGCACTACCTGTTCACAACGAAATTATTGCAATGCCCAGAGATGCAACCGGAAAAATCATAATACTTGAAACAAATTATTATGAATATGATGGTTTTATGGTTCATCCTGCACTTGAACCAGCAAGGGATACAGAAGGTGCTCCAAGTCCCGAATTCCAAAAAGATGATGCTATTTATACTAAAGATGAATTTTTCCCTAAAAATATAGTAGAAATTGTAAATGTAGGTTTAAGTCGTGGAACCGGACTTGCTACAACTCAAATAAGACCTGTTCAATTTAATCCCGTTACCGGTAAAATACGTGTTTATACAAGTATAAAATACCGTTTGGAAACCATTGGAGGCGAAAAAACCTTTGATTATATTTCAAAAGAAAACACTTTACATTATTCTAATCTTTTAAAAAGAAATGTTATTAACTCCGATATGATACCTGACGGAGTTTCACAAACAGTCTTTAATGATAACAAAACAGGTGCTAAAAATTATATTATAATTACTCACTCGGAATATTTATCACAAGCAAACGATTTGGCAGACTGGAAAAGACAGCTTGGTTATTCAGTAGAAGTAGTATCACAATCAAGTTGGACTGCTGCACAAGTTAATACCGAAGTTCATAATAGATATGATACTTGGACACCTAAACCGGATTATTTTGTAATAATTGGAGACCATACAGGTTCCTATGCTGTTCCCGGCGAAATTCATCAGGCCCCTTCTACTGATGATTTTGCAACTGATTTATATGTAGCATGTATGGACGGAGGTTCTGACTATGTTCCGGATATGGCACATGGTAGAATATCTGTATCGTCTTCGGCAGAAGCTACTATTGTTGTTAATAAAATTATTAATTACGAAAAAATTCCAACAACTAATACTAATTTTTATAATAACATCCTTAATTGCTCCCAATATCAAGATACAGATGATAATGATGGATATGCCGACAGACGTTTTTGCCACACAAGCGAAGAAATTAGAGATTATCTGCAAGGAAATTATGCTTATACTTCAACAAGAGTATATTATACAAGCACTACTTGGGACATTACTGATTTACATTACAATAATGGATATTATTCTAACGGACAGCTACTCCCTGCCGAACTCAGAAACCTTTCTTTTAACTGGAATGGTGGAAGCTCCGATATAACTTCTGCTATTGATGCAGGTAAATTTATGGTTTTCCATAGAGATCATGGATACGTAGGGGGCTCTGGCTGGGCACATCCTTATTATACAACAACTTCTATGACAAGCCTTGCTAATGGAGACAAACTTCCGGTAATATTTAGTATGAATTGCCACACAGGTGAATTTCAATTAGATAATTGTTTTGTTGAAAAGTTTTTAAGAATGGAAAATAAAGGAGCTGTTGGTATGATTGGTGCTGCTTATTACAGTTATAGTGGATACAACGATGCACTTTCCGAAGGTATGATAGATGCTATATGGTCAAATCCCGGACTACACCCCGATTTTGGTACTGCCGGAAACGGTGGTTCATATACAATAGGTGCTGGAAATGATATTTATACAATGGGAGACGTTGTAAATCAAGGTTTATATGCAATGGTGCAAAATTTTGGTGATAATACTTATACTCACGAATTATTCCATTATTTTGGTGACCCTGCAATGAAAATATGGACAGCTAATCCAAATGATAATACTATTACTGCTACTCACGATGCAACTATTGATTGTGCAAATAATTCTTTTTCTATTACCGGTTCAAATGCTAATGCTCTCGCTACATTAGTTCATAATAATGAATTAATTGCCCAAACAACTCTTGACGGTAGTGGTGATGGAACTATTAATTATTCATTATCTGTTGCCGGAGATGTTACTCTTACTATTTCAAAACATAATTGCAAACCTTATGTAACGGTTTTAACTCAAACTTGTACGGGCTATCCGGCTGTTGTAGTTACTAATTCGGCAACATCTGTTACAACAAATACTGCCACCTTAAATGGAGAAATAACTAATGACAACGGAGAAACTGTAACTGAAAGCGGGTTTGTATACAGCACATCACCTGAACCTTTTATTGGAGGTGAAGGTGTAACTCAAATTCTAACTTCGCCTACTGTTACAACCGGAACTTTTAATGAAGATATTTCCGGATTATCTGCAAATACAACATATTATTTTAAAGCCTATGCAATAAATGCTAATGGAACAGGTTATGGCGCAAATATTGAATTTAAAACCGACCATGGATACCCATATGTTGAAAGCTTTGAAGATGGATTAGGAAAATGGCTACAAGCCGGTGACGATGATATAGACTGGACAAGACAAACAGGCGGAACCCCGTCTAGTAATACAGGTCCAGATGGAGCCTATGATGGTTCTTATTATTTATTTACCGAAGCAAGTGGCTTCAATAATATGACAGCAAGTTTAGAAGCTGATTTTAATTTTACTAACATATCCTCACCCGGTCTATACTTTTACTATCATATGTATGGTAGTGCTATGGGTGCTTTATCTGTTGATATTTACGATGGTAGTATCTGGTATAACGATTTTTATCAAATTTCTGGTCAGCAGCAAACTTCAAATAGTGATATTTTTCAGCAGGCTTATGTTGATATATCCGACTTTGGTAGTTTAAATAATATTACAATTCGATTGCGAGGTGTAACGGGTAGTAGTTTTGAATCAGATATTTGTATTGATAATATAGAGATTTTCCAAACACAACCTCTTACTTACCAGTCAAGTACATTAATTCAAAATACTGACGATGTATATCAAGGTGTTACAGAACAAGAAATTATTGGAATACAAATTGAAATTTCAGGACGTGCTGATACTTTATCAATAACACAATTTAACTTTAATACCACAGGTACTACAAATACAGCTGATATTTTAAATGCAAAGCTATTTTATACCGATACAACCAACACCTTTACAACTAATAATCAATTTGGGACAACAGTGTCTAATCCCAACGGAACTTTTAGTATTACAGACAGTTTAGATTTACTTAGCGGGACCAATTATTTTTGGCTTACCTATGATGTAGCTTCATCAGCTACACCAAGTAATTTACTTGATGCACAATGTACTGATATTATTGTTGGTGGGAATACAGAAACACCTGTTAACCCAAACCCAACAGGTGAAGTAACTATTGTTGAAGCACCTGTGTTATCAGTTAGTATTGATTCATTAAATGCCACAGTAACCCAATGCAATGATTCAGTTACACAACAATTTACTATTGAAAATACTGGCGGTGGAGAATTAATTTTTAATATTTCCGATGATTCCCTATATATCACCATAAATACAGTTGATTGGAGTTCTGAAGTATCATGGGATATTAGAAATAATGCAGATGATATACTTATTTCGGGCTCCGGATATTCCGACAATTCCACTTATCAATATTCAATATTATTACTATCAGGACAATATGTTTTTAATTCCTATGATAGTTTTGGTGATGGATGGAATGGAGGAACTTATGAACTTACAAAAAATGATGAGATAATTGCCAATAATAATGGAAATAGTCCGGCAGGCTCTGGAGAAACTGAACCTTTTGAAATTTTATCTTGGATAAACTTATCAACATATACTGATACCATTAATTCGGGGGCTTCACAACAAATTGATGTTGAGTTTAATGCAAAAAACTTAAATGAAAAGATTTATAATGCAGAAATAATAATAAATTCAAATGACCTTATAAATACTGCTGATACTATTATCTGTACATTTACAGTTCAGGGTAGTCCTGCAATAGCATTGTCAGATACTGCATTTCATTTTGGCGATGTATATATAAATAGCACAAGCACCGATACATTATTAATTTCAAATACAGGTTGCGACACATTATTTATAACCAATATAACAAGTTCGGTTGGCGAATTTACAGTAGATACAACCTTGTTGAATATTATGCCAGATAGTTCAGCAGAAGTATTTGTAACTTTTGCACCAACAACACTTGGTAATTTCAACGGCATACTTACTGTTTATAATAACGATACAGATTCAACAATAAACCTAAGCGGAACAGGAATTGCAGCACCTGTATTATTAGTTAGTACCGATTCATTAAATGCCATGGTTACCCAATGCTACGATTCGGTTACACAACAGTTTACTATTGAAAATACAGGGGGTGGAGAATTAAGTTTTAATATTATAGGTGGAGCAAATTCATCATTTGATTCAACCAGTACAATATATTATACCTCTTCTGGTGAAACTACAGAACATATTTTTAAAGAATTAAATACTTATGCTGATTCAATATATATTATTGTTACTTTAAATGGAGATTATGATAATGGAACAGAATATGCTTCATTATCAATAGATGGCACATTCATTGAACAAATTGATGATGGAAATGTAAGTAATGGAACGGATATTGTTAAATCTTATGCTTTTGGTGGTACATATGTTAATAATTGGCTATCTGATGGTCAAATTACAGTATCTGTTATAAATTGTGCGGAGGTTGGTCCTGGAAATGGCGGTTTAGATTTGAATACTGTACAATTAATGATTAATGGAGCAGAATGGATTAATTTATCTGTTTTTTCCGATACAATTCCAGCAGGCGATTCAATAATAATTGATGTTGAGTTTAATGCAAAAAACTTAAATACAGGGGTTTATAATGCAGAAATGATTGTTAATTCAAATGACCCTGTAAATACTGCCGATACCATTGCCTGTACATTTATAGTTCAGGGCAGTCCAGCAATAGCATTATCAGATACTGCATTTCATTTTGGCGATGTATATATAAATAGCATAAGCACAGATACATTATTAATTTCAAATACAGGTTGTGACACACTATTTATAACCAATATAACAAGTTCGATAAGTGAATTTACAGTGGATACAACCTTCTTGAATATTATACCGGGTGATTCAGCAGAAATTTTTATAACTTTTGCACCAACAACACCCGGCAGTTTTAATAGTGTTCTTACTGTTTATAATAACGATGCTGACACAACAATAAACCTAAGCGGAACAGGAATTGCAGCACCTGTGTTATCAGTTAGTACCGATTCATTAAATGCCACAATAACCCAATGCAATGATTCTGTTACACAACAGTTTACTATTGAAAATACTGGCGGGGGAGAATTAATTTTTAATATTCCCAGTGATTCCTTATACATCACCATAAATACAGTTGATTATGGTTCTGAAGTATCATGGGATATTAGAAATAGTGCAGATAATATACTTATTTCGGGTTCTGGATATTCCAACAATTCCACTTATCAATATTCAATATTATTACTATCAGGTCAATATGTTTTTAATTCCTATGATAGTTTTGGTGATGGATGGAATGGAGGAACTTATGAACTTACCAAAAATGATGAAATAATTGCCAATAACAACGGCAACAGTCCAGCAGGTTTTGGGGAAACTGAACCTTTTGAAATTTTATCTTGGATAAACTTATCAACATATACAGACACCATTAATTCGGGAGCTTCGCAACAAATTGATGTTGAGTTTAATGCAATAAACTTAAATACAGGGGTTTATAATGCAGAAATAATTGTTAATTCAAACGACCCTGTAAATACTGCTGATACTATTATCTGTACATTTACAGTTCAGGGTAGTCCTGCAATAGCATTGTCAGATACTGCATTTCATTTTGGCGATGTATATATAAATAGCACAAGCACCGATACATTATTAATTTCAAATACAGGTTGCGATACACTGTTTATAACCAATATAACAAGTTCAATAGCCGAATTTACAGTGGATACAACCTTCTTGAATATTATACCGGGTGATTCAACAGAAGTATTTATAACTTTTGCACCAACAACACTCGGCAGTTTTAATAGTGTTCTTACTGTTTATAATAACGATGTTGATACAACAATAAACCTAAACGGAACAGGAATTGCAGCACCTGTGTTATCAGTTAGTACCGATTCATTAAATGCCACAGTAACCCAATGCAATGATTCGGTTACACAACAGTTTACTATTGAAA
- a CDS encoding PD40 domain-containing protein: MYIKINKFFYLSLFIIIACNSIIKDENKNEPNYFSGNYIEEQIPDTIPKLFGENFISTPYHEQNAAFSPDGKEFYFTIADAHQNFNVILVSKLKNNQWTHPEIASFSGKWSDFDPFISPDGQKMFFISRRPIQISDSLNKDADIWYMSKTENAWDEPKNIGEMINSEYDEYYVSVSKNRNLYFSSTRPGGYGQWNIYYSKFENGLYSKAVILDETINSPVRNWDPYIASDESFIIFTSLGFKGYGGSDLYISYKDSTGKWGTSINLGNEINSEEWEYCPNFSFDGKYFFFSKFGGSIKHFSSQNHQNYTDLQNLFGKIENGLGNIYWVNSEIIPIK; this comes from the coding sequence ATGTATATAAAAATTAATAAATTTTTTTACTTGTCTTTATTTATAATTATTGCTTGTAATTCAATTATAAAAGATGAAAATAAAAACGAACCAAATTATTTTAGTGGAAATTATATTGAGGAGCAAATTCCAGATACAATACCTAAATTATTTGGTGAAAATTTTATTTCAACACCATATCATGAGCAAAATGCAGCATTTTCTCCTGACGGAAAAGAATTTTATTTTACTATCGCCGATGCCCATCAGAATTTTAATGTAATTCTTGTTTCAAAATTGAAAAATAATCAATGGACACATCCTGAAATTGCTTCTTTTTCAGGCAAATGGAGTGATTTTGACCCGTTTATCTCACCTGATGGGCAGAAAATGTTTTTTATTTCACGAAGACCAATACAAATATCCGATTCTTTAAATAAAGATGCAGATATCTGGTATATGAGTAAAACCGAAAATGCTTGGGATGAACCCAAAAACATAGGAGAAATGATTAATTCTGAATACGATGAATATTATGTTTCAGTTTCTAAAAACAGGAATTTATATTTTTCATCCACACGTCCGGGAGGTTATGGGCAATGGAATATTTATTATTCTAAATTTGAAAACGGATTATATTCCAAAGCCGTAATTCTTGATGAAACTATAAATTCACCTGTAAGAAACTGGGATCCATATATAGCTTCTGACGAAAGCTTCATAATATTTACTTCCCTCGGTTTTAAAGGATATGGAGGCTCCGACCTGTATATTAGCTATAAAGATTCTACAGGGAAATGGGGAACATCAATAAATTTAGGCAATGAAATAAATTCAGAAGAATGGGAATATTGTCCAAACTTTTCTTTTGATGGAAAATATTTTTTCTTTTCTAAATTTGGCGGAAGTATAAAACATTTTTCATCTCAAAACCATCAAAATTATACTGATTTACAAAACTTGTTTGGTAAAATTGAAAACGGACTTGGAAATATTTATTGGGTAAATAGTGAAATAATACCGATTAAATAA